One Halomonas sp. M4R1S46 genomic window carries:
- a CDS encoding TRAP transporter large permease, with the protein MDWWLTLLLLMGPLLLLMMLGMPVAFAFLVVNLVGAYVLLGGMSGVEQLVINTTGALTSFTLVPIAMFMIMGEVMFRSGIANDLLDTLDKWFGKLRGRLAFMAVGGGVLFSTLTGNSMGSIALLGSSLVPEMEKRGYQKPMSLGPVLGSAGLAIMIPPSSLAVVLGVVAELPIGRLLIAIILPGLLMAVLYTVYILGRCTLQPDVAPSFDVAPTSTRVKLEAGARNILPIGIIVFAVVGVIFLGLATPTEAAASGAVATVLLALLKRRLSLGIFQSSMFESAAISVMVLLIVAGAIAFTQLLSFTGATFGLMDAVLGLPFGDKTIVLAMVLTIVVLGMFMGPLPIMMITLPIFVPVVEQFGFDPLWFAALFLIAIETGSTSPPLGAALFVMKAVAPQGTGMGSIYKAAVPFLVCDFLAIAIVFAFPEIVTWPVGLMFD; encoded by the coding sequence ATGGACTGGTGGCTGACGCTGCTTCTGCTCATGGGACCGCTCCTGCTGCTGATGATGCTCGGGATGCCGGTGGCGTTCGCCTTCCTGGTCGTCAACCTGGTCGGCGCCTATGTGCTGCTGGGCGGCATGTCCGGCGTCGAACAGCTGGTGATCAACACCACCGGCGCACTGACCAGCTTTACCCTGGTGCCCATCGCCATGTTCATGATCATGGGCGAGGTGATGTTCCGCTCGGGCATCGCCAACGATCTGCTGGATACCCTCGACAAGTGGTTCGGCAAGCTGCGCGGCCGGCTGGCCTTCATGGCCGTGGGCGGCGGGGTGCTGTTCTCCACCCTGACCGGCAACAGCATGGGCTCCATCGCCCTGCTGGGCTCCAGCCTGGTGCCGGAGATGGAGAAGCGCGGCTACCAGAAGCCCATGTCGCTGGGGCCTGTCCTCGGCTCCGCCGGCCTGGCGATCATGATCCCGCCGAGCTCGCTGGCCGTGGTGCTGGGCGTGGTGGCCGAGCTGCCGATCGGGCGGCTGCTGATCGCCATCATCCTGCCGGGCCTGCTGATGGCGGTGCTCTATACCGTGTACATTCTCGGTCGCTGCACCCTGCAGCCGGACGTGGCGCCGTCGTTCGACGTCGCCCCCACGTCGACGCGGGTCAAGCTCGAGGCCGGGGCCCGCAACATCCTGCCCATCGGCATCATCGTCTTCGCCGTGGTCGGGGTGATCTTCCTGGGCCTGGCCACGCCCACCGAGGCGGCGGCCTCCGGCGCCGTGGCCACGGTGCTGCTGGCCCTGCTCAAGCGCCGCCTGAGCCTCGGCATCTTCCAGAGCTCGATGTTCGAGAGCGCCGCCATCTCGGTGATGGTGCTGCTGATCGTGGCCGGCGCCATCGCCTTCACCCAGCTGCTGTCCTTCACCGGGGCGACCTTCGGCCTGATGGACGCCGTGCTTGGCCTGCCGTTCGGCGACAAGACCATCGTGCTGGCCATGGTGCTGACCATCGTGGTGTTGGGCATGTTCATGGGGCCGCTGCCGATCATGATGATCACCCTGCCGATCTTCGTGCCGGTGGTGGAGCAGTTCGGCTTCGACCCCCTGTGGTTCGCGGCGCTGTTCCTGATCGCCATCGAGACCGGCTCCACCTCGCCGCCGCTGGGCGCCGCACTGTTCGTGATGAAGGCCGTGGCGCCCCAGGGCACGGGCATGGGCAGCATCTACAAGGCCGCGGTGCCCTTCCTGGTCTGCGATTTCCTGGCCATCGCCATCGTCTTCGCCTTCCCCGAGATCGTCACCTGGCCGGTCGGGCTGATGTTCGACTGA
- a CDS encoding sulfatase: MRRPNFIVFITDQQRAEHLGCYGDPTVRTPHLDGLAASGVRFTRFHVTTPICQPNRACLVTGQQPSVNGVRQNGIPLDLDSVTFADVLRGAGYRTGYIGKAHFQNVTDIPAPERHQGGEGETLPAALGHSLRRQRDGDAYRWEVRRRWAETPDLELPTPYYGFDHVRLCIGHGDRVEGHYGAWLRERHADPDALRGPANALPDESVTAPQCWRTALPEASYPTAYVADQACAFLDEQDDETPFVLVVSFPDPHHPFTPPGRYWSMYDPDEVVLPATAGRSVEEIAGLPDAALAAYRWGRDEPDSHWPLSLSERQLRQIIALNYGSISMVDDAVGEVLGRLAARGLADDTVVAFTSDHGDYMGDYGTVLKLGLHFQSVVRVPLIWHDPRSPEPGGRVSARLGSAIDLAPTLLQRAGLRMPVGMQGRDLFDESRPAPPVLIEDAGIQVFRDGDADSGITTLVTEAWRLSLFEGEAGGELYHLAEDPHETRNLWADSAHQGAKAMLLERLARRMAELRDKRLSATARA; the protein is encoded by the coding sequence ATGCGACGCCCGAACTTTATCGTCTTTATCACCGACCAGCAGCGTGCCGAGCACCTGGGCTGCTATGGCGATCCTACCGTCAGGACGCCGCACCTGGACGGGCTGGCCGCCTCGGGGGTGCGTTTCACGCGCTTCCACGTGACCACGCCGATCTGCCAGCCCAACCGGGCCTGCCTGGTCACCGGCCAGCAGCCCTCGGTCAACGGCGTGCGCCAGAACGGCATCCCGCTGGACCTGGACAGCGTGACCTTCGCCGACGTGCTGCGCGGGGCCGGCTATCGCACCGGCTACATCGGCAAGGCGCATTTCCAGAACGTCACCGACATCCCCGCGCCCGAGCGGCACCAGGGCGGCGAGGGCGAGACGCTGCCCGCGGCACTGGGGCACAGCCTGCGCCGCCAGCGCGACGGCGACGCCTACCGCTGGGAGGTGCGCCGGCGCTGGGCCGAGACGCCGGACCTCGAGCTGCCCACGCCCTACTACGGCTTCGATCATGTGCGGCTGTGCATCGGCCACGGCGACCGGGTCGAGGGCCACTACGGCGCCTGGCTGCGCGAGCGCCACGCCGATCCGGACGCGCTGCGCGGGCCGGCCAACGCCCTGCCCGACGAGAGCGTCACGGCGCCGCAGTGCTGGCGCACGGCGCTGCCCGAGGCCTCCTATCCGACCGCCTACGTCGCCGACCAGGCCTGCGCGTTTCTCGACGAGCAGGACGACGAGACGCCCTTCGTGCTGGTGGTGTCCTTTCCCGATCCGCACCACCCCTTCACGCCCCCCGGCCGCTACTGGTCGATGTACGACCCCGACGAGGTGGTGCTGCCGGCCACGGCGGGACGTTCGGTCGAGGAGATCGCCGGCCTGCCGGACGCGGCGCTGGCGGCCTATCGCTGGGGACGCGACGAGCCCGACAGCCACTGGCCGCTGAGCCTGTCCGAGCGCCAGCTCCGCCAGATCATCGCCCTCAACTACGGCAGCATCTCGATGGTCGACGATGCCGTGGGCGAGGTGCTGGGACGGCTCGCGGCCAGGGGGCTCGCCGACGACACCGTGGTGGCCTTCACCTCGGACCACGGCGACTACATGGGCGATTACGGCACCGTGCTCAAGCTCGGCCTGCACTTCCAGAGCGTGGTGCGCGTGCCGCTGATCTGGCACGACCCTCGCTCGCCCGAACCGGGCGGGCGCGTCTCGGCGCGGCTCGGCAGTGCCATCGACCTGGCGCCGACGCTGTTGCAGCGCGCCGGCCTGAGGATGCCCGTCGGCATGCAGGGGCGCGACCTGTTCGACGAGAGTCGGCCGGCGCCGCCGGTGCTGATCGAGGATGCCGGCATCCAGGTGTTCCGCGATGGCGACGCCGACAGCGGCATCACCACCCTGGTCACCGAGGCGTGGCGGCTCAGCCTGTTCGAGGGCGAGGCGGGCGGCGAGCTCTATCACCTGGCCGAGGACCCCCACGAGACCCGCAACCTGTGGGCCGATTCGGCCCACCAGGGAGCCAAGGCGATGTTGCTGGAGCGACTGGCGCGGCGGATGGCCGAGCTGCGTGACAAGCGTTTGTCGGCCACGGCGCGGGCCTGA
- a CDS encoding IclR family transcriptional regulator — protein MSDTEKDARKYLIPGLERGLIILMELSRSHREMSFAEIVKRVDIPKATAYRAIQTLEYMGFIRRHPSTGLYSLGVNVLRLGFEYVASLDVVQVGQPVIESLRDKTGCSSHIAIRDGRDVIYVARVSAANATIRRVSVGTRLPVHRTSLGRMLLTGLSREAFEALYPEDSLPDSEPGAPTDREALWALVQEDRERGYVIGESYFQFGISSIVYPLFNHDGEVEGVVSIMVPVHEIPEADRDRLRLEVAEAAGSISNLLGYQGSAGGQRQMR, from the coding sequence ATGAGCGACACCGAGAAGGACGCACGGAAGTACCTGATCCCGGGCCTGGAGCGTGGCCTGATCATCCTGATGGAGCTGAGCCGCAGCCATCGGGAGATGAGCTTCGCCGAGATCGTCAAGCGCGTCGACATCCCCAAGGCCACGGCCTACCGCGCCATCCAGACCCTGGAGTACATGGGCTTCATCCGGCGCCATCCATCCACCGGGCTGTATTCGCTGGGGGTCAACGTGCTGCGGCTGGGCTTCGAGTACGTCGCCTCCCTGGACGTGGTGCAGGTCGGCCAGCCGGTGATCGAGTCGCTGCGCGACAAGACCGGCTGCTCGAGCCATATCGCCATTCGCGACGGCCGCGACGTCATCTACGTGGCCCGGGTCAGCGCCGCCAACGCCACCATCCGCCGGGTCAGCGTCGGCACCCGCCTGCCGGTGCATCGCACCTCTCTGGGGCGGATGCTGCTGACCGGCCTGAGTCGCGAGGCCTTCGAGGCGCTCTATCCCGAGGACAGCCTGCCGGACAGCGAACCCGGTGCGCCGACGGATCGCGAGGCGCTCTGGGCTCTGGTCCAGGAGGATCGCGAGCGGGGTTACGTGATCGGCGAATCCTACTTCCAGTTCGGCATCTCCTCGATCGTCTACCCGCTGTTCAACCACGACGGCGAGGTCGAGGGGGTGGTCAGCATCATGGTGCCGGTGCACGAGATCCCGGAAGCCGACCGCGACCGCCTGCGGCTCGAGGTCGCCGAGGCGGCCGGCAGCATCTCCAATCTGCTGGGCTACCAGGGCAGTGCCGGAGGGCAGCGCCAGATGAGATGA